The stretch of DNA ATTACAAAAAGCAAAGAAATAAAAAGAGTCGCCGGCTACCTGAGAAATGTGTTTGAAGTAGAAATTGCCTATGATATCTTAGATAAAATTGCCAAGGCACGAAAAATCGAAGATTTTTGCGAAGGTCTGTATACCGCTCTAAGACTTCAGGAAAAGACTCAGAGAGAAAAAAAGAAAGAAGGTATTAACAACATTTATATCCCGTCGGGAGATGATCTTCAGAAGGTTGTGGAGCTTGCTAAGCAAAACCTTAAGGAAACATCGAGGTATTTAGCTTCTCTAGCCTTGGCATATCCAAGTAAAAGAACTGAGAAAAAGGAGGAATCGATATCATGTTTTTAAGGATTACAGGAAGAATTTTTCTGAATGTTCAGTCGATGAACGCTCAGGGTGGCGGTGGAACTAATTATATTGAGATAACTAAAGTTCCTATCATTTTAAAATCCAATGGGAACTACAAACCTTGTGAGGTCCCTGCTATTTCTGGCAACATGATCAAACATTATCACTTTGTGGGGTTTACAGAAAGATTTAAGCAGACTCCTTACGCCCAAAATCTTACGTGGGATGCATCCAGGGCTTACGTTGCTTTAAGATTTGATCGCGGTAAAACAGCCAAAAAAGCAAATGGACAAGAGATTTCCCTGCAATCAGAAGGAGAAATACTAAGCCATTTTGCAGATGCCGATCTTCATGGCTTTTTAGCCCCAGATACCCAGTGTCGAAGGGAATCTATTTTGAAGTTCTCTTTCTTTGTTCCAGTAGAAGAGTTCGTTGAAGAGGTTGAGGTAAAGGCTGTGGTTCATAACAGAGTTGATGTAGATGAAGAGGGTAAGATACCCCCTAGAGAAGAAGGTGCCATGATGTTCTTTAAACGAGAGTATACCTCTGCGCCATATGGTTTCCTTATGAGCTTTGATCTACCTTACAGCGGGCTAACTCTCGCAAGCATGAACTCACCAAACGTACTGGGAGTACTCGAACGCCAATCAAGGGTTAAATCAGCCATCTTAGGGCTTATGGACCTGTTATCTGGAAGGGCGGGCGCAAGTTTATCCCGGGCTTTTCCCGCTGCAAAGGTTGAAGAGTTAATCGTGGCTTCTTCCGAAGAGCCGCTTCCGGCCCTGGTTCACGGGTTTTACAAAGACTATGCGGAACAGAGCGCCAAAATCCTGAAGGCTTATAAGAGTCTTTCGAGTACTGATATTACTGTAAACCTCTATGCCAGGAATTCTCAAAGAAAATCTGAACTTGAGCAGATGCTTAAGGATAGCCAGAGTAGCTTAGAAGTCAAGGTTTTTGATGACTTCATAAGCCTTTTATCCGATGCAGAGAAGAGTGCTGAGGAGGTAATTGCGAGTATGGCCATGAAAGAGCTTAAAGAAATACAAGAAAAGGTTTCTCTTCAATCAAAAGAAGAAATCAAAAAGGTTTTAGAGAACTGGCAAAATCTATTGGCTAAAGCCCAAGAGATTTATCCAGCAATATGGGAAGAGTATAACCTGCTTGAACAATCGATGGAATCTGAAGATAAGGATTTGAAAAAACTTGCTGATGAGCTTAGGGAAGCAAACTCCACGGAAAAAAGAACTGAATTGATTAAGGCTCTGAGGGAAGGAATCGAAAAGAAAAAAAACAAAAAGAAGGAGGAAGAAGGTGAAGGCTCTGGCTCTTAGAGTACGAGGGCCCTTGTACTCCTCAAAATCTGCCCCCAGGGAACTGCTGTCTTATCAGGTGGCTATCTGTCCGCCTTTGCCCTTACCTGCTGCACTTCTAGGTGCTTTGATCCGAGCCTATGCCCGGCTTGATAGGAGTGTGTCAAAGGATAAGGTGGATAAAGCTGCGGTAGAATACCTTGAAAGGTTCAAGAAGTATGGCATCTCAGCTACATGTAAGCTTTCCTCAGATTCCTCTCTTATCAAAGGAGCCATATTACTAAAAAGATTTAGAACTCTAGAAGCAACGCCCCCAAAGGGAGAAGAAAAAAGTGATGCCATGCGCCGTGAGTACATTTTCCATAATAAACTGGATATCTTCTATCTCTTTGATTCACCACCTGATGACTTCAAAAAGATAGAGCAGGCCGGGTATCTGATTGACAGGATGGGTGATACAGAATCTTTAATTACCGTTGAAGAGATTATCACCGTCAATAATCAGAACCCCGTTAATGATCGAGAAGTTGAGATCAATACCGTTACTCCCTTTGACCTTTTGGATGAGCATCCGTCTAATGGGATGATTTGGAACGGGCTGGCTGAGTCAATATATCCAGGTAGGGAAGCAAGGCCAGGAGCATTTGTGTTACCCCTTGAAACAAGGGTTTCAAAGGGATCTGAGTATTTCGTTGGATGTTCGTTCCAAGCTAAAATAAAAGAGGGCGTTAACGTTCACAGCTTCGAGTTTAAAGGTGAAACGATTACAGTGATAAGTTGGGCAGCTCAACAAATTACTTATAAGACCGAGCAAAGAAAGAAAACAAAAGATGGAAGAGGAAAAGGTAAAAGAAACTTTTAAGAGGATTATCGAAAAAGAACCCTACGATTATCAAGAGAGAGCATTCCGAGAAATCCTCAATCTCTCTGATTCGGGTGGGCTGGCCTTAATAGAAGCACCTACCGCGTCGGGTAAAACAGAAGCGGTGGTATTTCCTTATCTAACCCAACACGACATAAAGAGCTTTCCACTCGCCAGGAGATTGATTTACGTTCTTCCAACTCGCGCACTGGTTAACGCCCAAGCCCTGAGGATAAAAGGGTATGCTCAAAAGCTTGGCCTAAATCTGGTTGTTAACATAGATCATGGTGCTGTTCAATCTCCCACACCAATGTTCTATGGTGATGTTGTCCTTACGACGTGGGACGCTTTTCTCTATGGATATGCAGCTCAAAGGACCATAGGGACCAGGTTAACCATCCCTGCCGGGAATTTGGCTCTTTCCATGTTAGTCTTTGATGAGGTTCAGATGTATCAGGATTGGGACTTCTATACACCCAGGCTGATGGGATCTATTTTAAACCACTTTAAAGGCCCTGGAATTCCCATTGTGTTTATGACGGCCACACTACCTGCACGGCTAAAGGAAATGTTGGGTTTAGGGGAAGCTGTTCTAATCTCATCTCTTAGCTCTGACGCTAAAAAACCCCTTCGTGGAACTGTCCATGTTGAAATTGAAAAGGAAAAAGACATCTTAGACGTTATAGCTAAAAATAGAACCACCCTGGAAGAGACTATAAAAAGACAGGAGAAAGTGCTGATTGTAACCAATACGGTAAAAAAGGCCGTTGAAGTTTGGGAGAAAGTTAAAGAAATCGATTCAGAAGCAATTTTGCTTCATTCGCGGCTGGTCAATCAGGCAAGAAGAGAAAGAGAGCAACAACTTATCAACGGGCACTTTAAAGTGTTAGTTGCAACCCAGCTGGTAGAGTCAGGTCTTGATATACCGAAAATAACTTTGGGTATTGTGGAAGCAGCTCCACCCGATGCTCTTATCCAACGAATCGGTAGGGTTGCAAGAAGAGAAAGCGAGCATGGGCAGGTTTTAGTTGTGATACCAAGAGAAAATGGGAAAGTTCACTTTAGACCATACTTGTCAGTCAGTGAAGATGATTTGAAGGGATTGAAGGCTGAGATTGAGAAATTAGACGCAAAAATCAAGAAATTAAAAGAAAAAAATGAAAAGGCTGATAAAATTAAAAAACAACACAAGGAGCTTACACGGCAGCGTGAAGAGCTTAAACGTATTTACAAAAAATTTTATACTTTGGAAAATTTCTGGGCTGACTTGAACAGGGACAGCGTGTCTGAAGCATTAAATAATCTGGAAGCGTGTCGAAAACTCCTGGATAATTTCTATGATCAATTCATTGTTGAGGAAGAAGAAAATGGCGAAGAGAAAGCAGAGTAAAATAAAAGAAGAAACTAAAAAATCAATCGTGGAAGAAATTAAAAAGCGTGAGAACGAGATACAGAGAATACTTGCTGCTGCAGAGGCTTACTTTAGCGAGTTCTCCCTCTTCTCCCTTCCACCCGAGATTGAACTCAGAGCGAGACCGGAGCTTTATGTCACGGCGGTTTGGGTCCCCTCCTGTGAAGAATTCAGAGAGCTAAGAGAACAGATTGAACAATTCAGCAAAGGTTCAGACAACTCAAAAGATGTGGAAGCTTCGCCCCAGGAGATTCGAAAACTGTTTGAAGATTACTCCTTCAATTTACCTCTCCGACAGGCACATGCCGTTTTAAAGTGGGACGACAAAAAATTCATTGTCCTTGAAGTTAGCCAAACCTTGAAGAGGGAAGGGAAAATCGAGGTCAGGATAAGAAAACAAGACTATCTATCAGGTCTTACGACCGCTTTGGTCAAAGAGTATGATTCCGAAATGGGGTTAATAGGAAATCATGAGAGAGAATAATACCTCATTTAAATGTCCCCATAACTACGGCTGCACAGGTCTTGTAGACTGTAAACTTCCTTCCTTCTATGAGGGGAAGAATGGAAGCAGAGAACCCAAGGAATGCTTTGTCCAGCACATAGAACTTTTGCTCAATACCTGGATAAATCGGCTGGAATTAAAATACTTACCTTCTATTCTCAGGGTCTGTAAAACAATAGACCCACTGTTGGATCCAGATACCCTAAACAGCTTAATAAAGGCTGTGATGATTTTTCATGATGTGGGAAAATTAACCGACGTTTATAAAGCTGGTAGGGGTATAGGGGACTTTCGCCATGAGTTTGTTAGCTCCTATGTTTTCAACTTGGTTCTTGAAAAGCTTTCGACCAAGTTTCACTCTGAGTTAAAAACGGCGGCGATAGGCGCTGTGCTCCTACATCATGAACCTATCCTTATGGGACAGGTTGGTCAAATTCATGAGGAGAAACTTACGACCACTGAAATTTGGAGACGCCTAAATAGTGTGGATAAAGAGAAAACCTTACTTCTTGAACGAACAGTTGAAGCTATCAACAAACTTGTAAAAAAGTACTGTGGATGGGATGTGGAAATACCGCGAGAGATAGTGATCAAGGAATTGGCAGGTTTTCTTCAACGACTCCTCACTGGTTCGAGACACCTGGGTAAGAGAGAAGATAGAATAAAAAGGAGAATTTTAGTAGGTGTTTTTTTATCACCCCTTGTTTTATGTGATTATACGGCTGCAGTTAATTTCAGAAACGAAGACAAACAAATAACCGCTTTTTGGGAAGTAGCAAAATCAGAGGTGGAGTTATGAAGCTATACACTCCCGGTTTTGGAGAAATTCCAGATATGTACATAACCTATGGTCTTTTTGAGGGAGCAGTAAGGGGATTACCTTACTCAGAGGTAAAACTCTTTCCGCAAGGACAAAAATTCATTTTGGAAATCGAAGCCGATGAAAGCGATATTTCCAAAGGTCTGATAAGAGGCGTAAAAGATGCTATTATAGAAATGCTAGAACTCTTTCAATCAACATGGAAAATCGGATATACATCCTTTGGAGGAGCTATAGATAGGCTTGATTTAGGAAGGAATTATAAGTCTGTTCCTGGAAAGTTAAAGACTTTTTTGAAAAAATCCTGGGATCTTTCAAGTAGTTATAAAGAAGCTCATCACAAGTGCAGTAAAAAAACGACCCCTTATCTCCCTATTACTCCACAACTGGGCACGAAGCGTTCTTTTTTATATGAGACTGTAGAACGAAAAAACTACTACCAAATCCTTGGAGAAAATTGCTGTTTTCCCCTCTGTTGGGTTGGCTTACATTATTATAGCTCTTTCTATACAACAGGAGATTCAACCACTTTTTGCACTTTAATTCCAACATCTTTGTTAGATAAAACTGACTTACTTCCAGTTAAAGATATCTCAACTCGTGTTCAATACCACAAAGAGTCGAGGAAAGTCCAGCTAAACTTGTTTTCCTTGGCACTTTATTTGCTTTCAAAAGGTGAGACATTATTTGCATTGAATAAGCCATGGAAATTATGTATCTATAACATTTCTATTAGTGGAAAGGCCCCTTCAATAAGAAGCTACACAATAATTCAACCAAAAAGATTTCTCGAGTTTATTTCAGTAGTAAAATCCTCCTCGCCAAACTGGCTAAGACTCTTAGATAGTCTAATAAAAGAAGACAAGCAAGAATCTATTTCACTTATTGCAGAATCTCTTTTGTTCAACAATACAAATAGCTTATACGATGCCCTGAAGCAAGTCGAAAGAAGCTTAGGCAAAGAAGAAAAACAGTTCCTCGACGAGGCTATAGTAGATGCTCTCTACAAAACTATTTGGAGTTTGTAAGATGAGGGGAACTTATTTGAGGGTTATAGGTGAAATAAAATGCCCATTGCAACCGTTCTTCATAGTATCCTTTCCGAAGATCTGGACGCTTCAAAAATCAGCGGCGAAGCTCTCCATGGACTCTTTTTTGCCATCCTTGCCCAGAAGGACAAAAGACTGGCCTGGCAACTCCACAAAGCAGCCGGAACAAAGCCTTTC from Candidatus Limnocylindrales bacterium encodes:
- the cas7a gene encoding type I-A CRISPR-associated protein Cas7/Csa2 encodes the protein MFLRITGRIFLNVQSMNAQGGGGTNYIEITKVPIILKSNGNYKPCEVPAISGNMIKHYHFVGFTERFKQTPYAQNLTWDASRAYVALRFDRGKTAKKANGQEISLQSEGEILSHFADADLHGFLAPDTQCRRESILKFSFFVPVEEFVEEVEVKAVVHNRVDVDEEGKIPPREEGAMMFFKREYTSAPYGFLMSFDLPYSGLTLASMNSPNVLGVLERQSRVKSAILGLMDLLSGRAGASLSRAFPAAKVEELIVASSEEPLPALVHGFYKDYAEQSAKILKAYKSLSSTDITVNLYARNSQRKSELEQMLKDSQSSLEVKVFDDFISLLSDAEKSAEEVIASMAMKELKEIQEKVSLQSKEEIKKVLENWQNLLAKAQEIYPAIWEEYNLLEQSMESEDKDLKKLADELREANSTEKRTELIKALREGIEKKKNKKKEEEGEGSGS
- the cas5a gene encoding type I-A CRISPR-associated protein Cas5a, whose product is MKALALRVRGPLYSSKSAPRELLSYQVAICPPLPLPAALLGALIRAYARLDRSVSKDKVDKAAVEYLERFKKYGISATCKLSSDSSLIKGAILLKRFRTLEATPPKGEEKSDAMRREYIFHNKLDIFYLFDSPPDDFKKIEQAGYLIDRMGDTESLITVEEIITVNNQNPVNDREVEINTVTPFDLLDEHPSNGMIWNGLAESIYPGREARPGAFVLPLETRVSKGSEYFVGCSFQAKIKEGVNVHSFEFKGETITVISWAAQQITYKTEQRKKTKDGRGKGKRNF
- the cas3 gene encoding CRISPR-associated helicase Cas3', which encodes MEEEKVKETFKRIIEKEPYDYQERAFREILNLSDSGGLALIEAPTASGKTEAVVFPYLTQHDIKSFPLARRLIYVLPTRALVNAQALRIKGYAQKLGLNLVVNIDHGAVQSPTPMFYGDVVLTTWDAFLYGYAAQRTIGTRLTIPAGNLALSMLVFDEVQMYQDWDFYTPRLMGSILNHFKGPGIPIVFMTATLPARLKEMLGLGEAVLISSLSSDAKKPLRGTVHVEIEKEKDILDVIAKNRTTLEETIKRQEKVLIVTNTVKKAVEVWEKVKEIDSEAILLHSRLVNQARREREQQLINGHFKVLVATQLVESGLDIPKITLGIVEAAPPDALIQRIGRVARRESEHGQVLVVIPRENGKVHFRPYLSVSEDDLKGLKAEIEKLDAKIKKLKEKNEKADKIKKQHKELTRQREELKRIYKKFYTLENFWADLNRDSVSEALNNLEACRKLLDNFYDQFIVEEEENGEEKAE